The region GACCGCCGAGAAAATCAAGAAGTGCTGTAATTAGCCGTTTTTCCGCTCCCTTTGCCGGGAGTTTGCGCGGCGGAGGCCCCTGCCCCGCCGCTTGCATTTTAATGGAGCAGCAGTAAATGGACGAGACCGACAAGAAGATACTGAACATTATCCAGACCGGTTTTCCAGTGGAGGCCGCGCCGTACGCCATCATAGGCGAGCGGGTGGGGATCACGCAGGACGAAGCTTTCGAGAGGGTGAAAAAGCTGCATGAGACCGGGATTATCCGCAGGATCGGGGCCAGCTTCGATTCGCGCGGGCTGGGATGGACCTCCACCCTTTGCGCCATGTGCGTGCCGCCGGAGAAGATAGAGCAGGTTGCCAAGGTGGTATCCCGCTATCCGGGCGTCACCCACAATTACGAGCGCAACCATAAATATAACCTCTGGTTCACCCTCATCGCGCCGGACACGGACACGGTGGACATGACGTTGCGCGAAATCGAAAAGGACTCCGGTTTCGGCCCGGTGCGCAACATGCCGATGATAAAAAAGTTCAAGATCAAGGTGGACTTCAAGTTCAAGGAAGCCGCCGCCGCCGAGGAGGCGTGACAACCATGAAAAAAGAGATAACATCGTACGACGTGAAGATCATGGCGGAGCTGCAACGCTCTATCCCGATGGTCAAAAATCCCTTCGCCGCCATCGCCGCCAAACTCGGCCTGACAGAGGAAGAAGTCAT is a window of Nitrospinota bacterium DNA encoding:
- a CDS encoding Lrp/AsnC family transcriptional regulator, with the protein product MDETDKKILNIIQTGFPVEAAPYAIIGERVGITQDEAFERVKKLHETGIIRRIGASFDSRGLGWTSTLCAMCVPPEKIEQVAKVVSRYPGVTHNYERNHKYNLWFTLIAPDTDTVDMTLREIEKDSGFGPVRNMPMIKKFKIKVDFKFKEAAAAEEA